The following proteins come from a genomic window of Miscanthus floridulus cultivar M001 chromosome 2, ASM1932011v1, whole genome shotgun sequence:
- the LOC136539814 gene encoding AAA-ATPase At3g28580-like: MDVLSWFGQASVVVSVLAVCWTMIWQNLQHIHLQQFFARNFNRRARRLAAVVDPYLSVTFEEYEGGRIKSSEAFEEIKSYLTTASTRDVRHLRAESSGGGRRDAAATDKDKLVFSMAKGEEVTDVFRGATVWWSAAAVPPTNDTMPWSRAARAERRFFLLEFHEGHRDLVLNEYLPYVRREGRAVMARNRQRRLYTNILKEYAYDDGFYRDVWTHVPFEHPKTFDKLAMDPAKKKEIIDDLDRFKKSKDYYARVGKPWKRGYLLYGPPGTGKSTMVAAMANHLEYDVYDFELTSVKTNTDLRKLLIETKSKSIMVFEDIDCSLDLTGKRKSKEEEDRKDGGDDDPAAAKKKQEEDAAKSSKVTLSGLLNFIDGIWSACGEERLIVFTTNHVDKLDPALIRTGRMDKKVEMSYCDYESFKFLARMHLRDDVVEAHDAQCGRVRALLEEVNMEPVDVGEHLTPRSPDEFEDAGPCLARLVTALEKAKEEECARVAGPHAQPDVNGIVVDDGDSNN; encoded by the exons ATGGATGTGCTTTCGTGGTTTGGCCAGGCGTCGGTGGTGGTAAGCGTTCTGGCCGTGTGCTGGACCATGATATGGCAGAACCTGCAGCACATCCACCTGCAGCAGTTCTTCGCGCGCAACTTCAACCGGCGCGCGCGGCGGCTCGCCGCGGTGGTCGACCCTTACCTGTCGGTGACCTTCGAGGAGTATGAGGGCGGGCGCATCAAGAGCAGCGAAGCCTTCGAAGAGATCAAGTCCTACCTGACCACGGCGAGCACGCGCGACGTGCGCCACCTCAGGGCGGAGTctagcggcggcggccgccgggaTGCCGCAGCCACCGACAAGGACAAGCTCGTGTTCAGCATGGCTAAGGGCGAGGAGGTCACCGACGTCTTCCGGGGCGCCACGGTCTGGTGGTCGGCCGCCGCCGTGCCGCCTACCAACGACACCATGCCGTGGAGCCGTGCCGCGCGCGCCGAGCGCCGGTTCTTCCTGCTCGAGTTCCATGAGGGCCACCGCGACCTGGTGCTCAACGAGTACCTCCCCTACGTGCGCAGGGAGGGCCGCGCCGTCATGGCCAGGAATCGCCAGCGAAGGCTCTACACGAACATCCTCAAGGAATACGCCTACGATGACGG TTTCTACCGAGACGTTTGGACGCATGTCCCGTTCGAGCACCCCAAGACGTTCGACAAGCTGGCCATGGACCCAGCGAAGAAGAAGGAGATCATCGACGACCTCGACAGgttcaagaagagcaaggactaCTACGCTCGCGTGGGGAAGCCGTGGAAGCGTGGGTACCTCCTGTACGGGCCACCGGGCACCGGCAAATCCACCATGGTCGCCGCCATGGCGAACCACCTCGAGTACGACGTCTACGACTTCGAGCTCACGTCGGTGAAGACCAACACCGACCTCCGGAAGCTGCTCATCGAGACCAAGAGCAAGTCCATCATGGTGTTCGAGGACATCGACtgctcgctcgacctgaccggCAAGCGCAAgagcaaggaggaggaggaccggaaAGACGGGGGCGACGACGACCCTGCGGCGGCGAAAAAGAAGCAGGAGGAGGACGCCGCCAAGAGCAGCAAGGTCACCCTGTCCGGCCTGCTCAACTTCATCGACGGCATCTGGTCGGCGTGCGGCGAGGAGCGGCTCATCGTGTTCACCACCAACCACGTCGACAAACTGGACCCGGCGCTGATCCGGACGGGGCGGATggacaagaaggtcgagatgtcctACTGCGACTACGAGTCCTTCAAGTTCCTGGCGCGGATGCACCTCCGCGACGACGTCGTCGAGGCTCACGACGCGCAGTGCGGCCGTGTTAGGGCGTTGCTCGAGGAAGTGAACATGGAGCCCGTCGACGTCGGTGAGCACCTCACGCCCAGGAGCCCCGACGAATTCGAAGACGCCGGACCGTGCCTCGCGAGGCTGGTGACCGCGTTGGagaaggccaaggaggaggagTGTGCAAGAGTAGCGGGGCCACATGCCCAACCGGATGTCAACGGCATCGTTGTGGACGACGGTGATAGTAATAACTAG